From the Tripterygium wilfordii isolate XIE 37 chromosome 6, ASM1340144v1, whole genome shotgun sequence genome, one window contains:
- the LOC119999399 gene encoding transcription factor bHLH167-like has protein sequence MHMRVLYSNLSSLIALNSSQVSVPELVDRATDYIKGLDSRVKQLHQRKEAILTGEEVSITSDQYQLLAANVTSSSGSVPIVEVGAFESTLEVNLICGSDDMFKLTEVIRVLEEEGAVIITSTCHKEGDRVFYTIHSQAIIPRIGIDASRVHERLKMLFS, from the exons ATGCACATGAGGGTTCTTTACTCCAATCTCTCCTCACTCATTGCTCTCAACTCTTCTCAG GTGTCGGTGCCGGAGTTGGTGGACAGGGCCACGGATTACATAAAGGGCTTGGATTCGAGAGTTAAACAACTACaccaaagaaaagaagcaatttTGACAGGTGAAGAGGTTTCCATAACAAGTGATCAATATCAATTATTGGCTGCAAACGTTACATCATCGTCAGGATCAGTACCCATCGTTGAAGTTGGAGCATTTGAGTCTACTTTGGAAGTGAACTTGATTTGTGGTTCAGATGACATGTTTAAGTTGACTGAAGTTATTAGGGTTCTTGAGGAAGAAGGAGCAGTCATCATCACTTCTACATGCCACAAAGAGGGTGACAGGGTTTTCTATACCATCCATTCACAG GCTATAATCCCTAGAATTGGTATAGACGCTTCAAGAGTACATGAGAGGTTGAAGATGTTGTTTTCTTGA